The Gemmatimonadota bacterium genome includes the window TGTGGCCGCAGTTCCGCAGTCCGCTAATATGGGATGTATTTGCCGTTGGCACCTACTTTACAGTATCCCTGATCTTCTGGTATCTGGGCTTGATTCCCGATTTTGCCACCCTGCGCGACAAAGCCAAACACAAAATTTCACAGATCATCTACGGTGTATTGTCAATGGGATGGCGAGGATCCGCCAAGCACTGGTTCAACTATGAAATGGCCGCGCTTCTCTTAGCGGGTGTATCGACGCCGCTGGTGCTATCCGTACACTCCATCGTGAGTTTGGACTTTTCCGTTGGACTAATTCCCGGCTGGCATGCAACCATCTTCCCGCCCTATTTTGTGGCGGGTGCCGTATATGCGGGTTTCGCAATGGTGCTGACGCTGGGGCTACCCATTCGCTACTTTTACGGATTGCACGATTATATCACCGACCGCCATCTGAACAATATGGGCAAGGTGATGCTCGCCACCGGACTCATTGTGGCTTATGGCTATGCGATGGAGCAGTTTTTTGCCTGGTATAGTGCCAGCCCCTATGAAGGCTATATGATGCAAAATCGCACATTTGGCCCTTATTCCGGAACTTACTGGTCATTGATCTTGTGCAATGTGGCGATCCCCCAATTACTGTGGATTAAAAAGGTGCGCCTGAGTCCGCTATGGCTATTCACTATTTCGATGTTCATCAATGTGGGAATGTGGCTCGAGCGATTTATCATTGTGGTGACAAGTCTCCACCGTGACTTTATGCCTTCATCCTGGGACATGTATCACTCGACGCCGTGGGACTGGGCATTGTACGCAGGCACAATTGGATTTTTCCTCTTTATGATGATCCTGTTTATTCGGGTGATGCCCGTCATCAACATTTTTGAAATCCGCCAGTTGGTGGCAAACAAAAACCATGGAGAACATGCGGAAACGGCTTCTGCCGATGATTAAACGGGTGTGATTATGGCTGAAAATTTATACGGTCTTTTGGCCGAATTTGATGGTCCCGACGAATTGCTCAAAGCTGCGAAAGATTCATATGCAGAAGGGTATCGCAAGATGGATGCTTATTCTCCAATGCCGATACACGATTTGTCGGAATCAATGGGCTATGACAAACATCGCGTACCCATCATTGTATTGATCTGTGCGATTCTCGGTGCCTGTTCCGGCTTTGGGCTTCAGTACTGGGTATCTGTAATCGACTATCCGCTCAACGTAGGAGGAAGGCCCCTTTTGAGCTGGCCTTCTTTTATTCCCGTGACATTTGAACTCGGCGTGCTATTTTCCGCTTTCGGTGCATTGATCGGCATGCTCATCCTCAATGGTTTGCCGCGTCCCTATCACCCGGTTTTCAATGTCCCAAATTTTGAACGCGCCTCTGGTGATGGGTTCTTTTTGTGTATCGAAGCCGAAGATCCCAAATTTGACACTTCCGAAACCCGTGCATTTCTCGAGAGCCTGAAAGCAAAAAAGGTAGATGATGTCGAACCGTAAATTAGCTACTTGGGTAAAAATTGCCCATCCCGTGAGATGGTTTGTAGTGCTCGCACTCTTTGTGGCAATGGGATGTGAAGGCACGACAGATATCGAGCGTTTGCGGCAAGAAATGTACAACCAGTCGAGATTTGAACCGCTGGAAAAAAATACTTTTTTCGCGGATCAAAGGTCATCTCGACCATGGATAAAAGGCACAGTTGCACGCGGACATTTGCGTACAGACGCGCATTTATATACCGGGATAGTAGATGGTAAACCAGCGGAAACTTTTCCCTTTCCCATTACGCGCGATGTGATTCTCCGAGGCAGAGAACGCTACAATATCTATTGCTCCCCATGTCACGGATATGAAGGCGATGGACGTGGGATGGTGGTGCGGCGCGGCATGAAGCAACCTCCATCATACCATATTGAGCGGCTACAAAATGAGACACCGGGTTACTTTTTTGATGTCATGACCAATGGTTTTGGCGCAATGTATAGCTATGCATCGCGTATCAAACCGCGAGATCGATGGGCTATTATAGCCTATATTCAGGCGTTACAACTGAGCCAAAACGCCACGCTGGACGATGTCCCTGCTGATGCGCGTCAGCGGCTTGAAAATGAGTAGGATATTATGGCTACTGAAACCTTCAAACATTCGTTTGTAGATAAGGTGCAACAATGGGGCCTGTTGGTCGGTGCCTCATTCACGGTTCTGTGTGGTATTGTTGCTTTTGCCGATTCTCAACAATTTTTCCAATCGTATCTCGTTGGCTATATCTACTGGTTGGTCATTTCTCTGGGCTGTCTGGGGTTGTTGATGTTGCACCATCTGGTCAGCGGACGGTGGGGATTTGTCATTCGGCGATTACTGGAATCGGGCGCGCGCACACTGTGGCTTATGGCTGTCCTGTTTATTCCCATTGCCCTTCAAGGTATGTACCATTTGTACGAATGGACGCATGCAGATGTCGTAGCCAAAGACCCGATTTTGACCTTTAAAAAGCCGTATTTGAATGAGACCGGATTTTATATTCGCGCAGTCGTTTATTTTGCCCTGTGGTTGCTCTGGATGTTTTTGCTGACAAAATGGTCGCGCGAGCAAGATGAAACGGGCGAACCGGGTCTAAAAAGGCGGATGATTAACCTGAGTGGTCCCGGCATTCCCATGTTTATCTTGACCGTTACCTTTGCGGCAACAGATTGGGTCATGTCTTTGGAACCGCACTGGTTTTCGACGATCTACGGCTTAATTTTTGTGGTGGGAGGCGCGCTGGGTGCCATGGCGTTGTGCATATTGTGGGTAATCAAATTAAAGGATGTCGAGGTCTATCGGGAAGTTGATGCATTCAAATATTTGAGCGATCTGGGTACCCTGATGTTTGCATTTACATGTCTGTGGGCTTATGTGAGTTTTTCCCAATTTTTGATTACTTGGTCTGGCAACCTGGCTGAAGAAGCCCCCTGGTACATCCGTCGATCGCATGGCGGTTGGCAATATGTGGGCACTGCGTTGATTGTTTTTCACTTTTTTGTGCCATTCTTTTTATTATTGCAACGGGCGATCAAACGCCGCGCTGCGCTTATGACGGTTATCGCGATTTTTATGTTGATTATGCGCTATGTCGATCTTTATTATTTTATTACACCGGCTTTTGTACACGGTGGTGCCAGTGGACTTTATCGCTACGTAGCAGATGTGCTGACATTCGTTGGTATTGGCGGTTTGTGGTTGGGATTTTTTGCGATGCAGCTAAAAGGTGTGCCGCTAATACCATTGCACGATCCGCGCATGGCGGAAACCTTTGCCGGAGAAGGTCACTGATATGGCAGAAAAGCACAACGCCCGCGAAAAGGGCTACGAAGACTATCATCTCAATATTGGTCCAATTCTCGCTGCCACTGCGGGAATCATATTCATAGCCATTCTATCTTTTATCGCTATGTGGGCCATGTTTCTCGGTCTGGAACAAGCCGTGATTTATATGACAGATGATCCACCGCCGATGGCTGCACATCAAAAGCCCTATCAGGGACCGCTGATCCAGACTGTACCTTCTGAGGAACTGACGCAAGTGCGTGCCGAAACCAATCGCACGCTTACCGAATACGGTTGGGTAGATAGGGATGCCGGGGTTGTGCATCTTCCAATTGAGCGAGCAATAGACCTGGTTCTCGAACGAGGGTTCCCGGTGAGAGAGTAAAACATGCGCGTTTTATTCGCTTGTATTACGCTGATGTGCTTCGCCAGAGGCGCGTGGGCACAAGACCTCACGCCGAATCCCACAGTACTGGATTCCGTTGGGATTGACCAGAGGTTGGGCGCATCTGTACCAGTAAATTTGAAGTTCCGCGATGAATCGGGAACAGATGTTATGCTGGCGCGATATTTAGATGAGCATCCCGTTATTTTAGTGCCCGCATATTATGAATGCCCCATGTTGTGTACGCAGATTTTGAATGGTTTGTTGTCGGGATTGCGCCCTTTATCGCTCAATGCCGGACGGGATTTTTTGGTGGTGACATTTAGCATTGATCCCGACGAATATTCAGAATTGGCAGCGGCAAAAAAGGTGAATTACGTCGATGGATATGGTCGAGAAGGTGGAGAAACTGGATGGCATTTTCTCACTGGAGAACAGGCATCAATAGACGCATTGACCAGGGCCATTGGATATCGCTACATATACGATCCAGAAACAGACGAATACGTTCACGCCAGTGGGATTGCAATTTTGACGCCCAACGGAAAGATCGCCCGGTATCTATTTGGGGTCGAATTTGCACCGCGAGATTTGCGACTGGGGCTTTTGGAAGCCGCACAAGATCAGATCAGTTCCCCGATAGATGCGATTTTGCTATATTGTTTTCAATACAATCCATTGACGGGCAAATATACGCTGGCAATTTATCGCCTGGTTCGCATTGCCGGTGTGATTACTGTAATTTGTATTTTAACATTTATTTTTATTATGGTGCGCCGAGAGCGGTCGCCATTACGGGCAAATTAACGCCTCAATAAAAAAGTCCATCGGACCTCTAACTCCTGAGTTGGCACATGCAGACTGATTTTCCTCTCTTTCCAGATCAAGCTTCGAGTTTTGCCTTTCACGTTGACGCGCTTTATTTTGGCATTTTGGCACTGTGCGTATTTTTCGCGCTCTTAGTCGTCATTTTAGTCGTCATTTTTGCGATTAAGTACCAGCGCAAATCGGACGACGAAGTGCCGCGACAAATTGCGGGGCATCTCGGTCTGGAGATATTTTGGACCGCCATTCCGGCTGTGCTCGCGCTGGGTGTATTCGTGTGGGCAACCGTATTGTATTTCCATCTAATTACACCCCCGCCAAACGCCATGGAAATATATGTGGTAGGCAAACAGTGGATGTGGAAATTGCAACATCCAGAAGGCAAAAAGGAGATTAACGAATTACATGTACCTCTGGGTGAATCGGTGCGTCTGACCATGACAGCGGAAGATGTGTTGCACAGTTTTTATATCCCCGCCTTTCGCGTCAAAAAGGATGTGGTGCCCGGGCGATATACCAATTTGTGGTTTAAAGCAACGCAGGTCGGTTCGTATCATCTGTTTTGCGCCGAATTTTGCGGCACCGAGCATTCGCGTATGATTGGTACAGTACATGTCCTGGAGCCTCAAGATTACGAAGCCTGGTTGACGGGCGGGACTGCGAATGAGCCAATGGAAGTAGCCGGAGAAAGATTATTTGAACAATACGCCTGTCATACCTGTCACAAAATGGATGGGACGGGACGCGGACCATCCCTGGCGGGTCTTTTTGGCAAAACAGTGGCTCTGGAAGGCGGCGGTACTGCATTGGTTGACGAAGCCTATATTCGAGAATCAATTCTGAATCCTTCCGCCAAGATCATGGCCGGATACAAACCCATTATGCCAACTTTCAAAGGTCAGATCAGCGAAGAAGGGATCATTCAGTTAATCGCCTATATCAAATCACTGAAAGCCCCCGAACTCACGAGCATGGAGTGATGTGCCATGGCAATCACCGAGCAAGATGTTCAAGCGTCTGAAGATGCGCCGAGCGTCAATTATCTCAATAACGGTTATGGCTTGAAGTCCTGGTTGTTGACCAGGGACCACAAGCGCATTGCTGTTTTGTACATTATTTCGATTTCCATCTTTTTCGCCCTGGGTGGGTTGTTTGCCAGTCTGGTTCGCTTTGAACTGATGACGCCCGAAGGCGATTTGATGTCTTCGGATACGTAT containing:
- the nrfD gene encoding polysulfide reductase NrfD → MGSPAPINDPTMPAPVLGPGQTYTTVTQRLSALITNRTPLGWLAALLIAGGILQLLMLSATWLLIKGTGIWGLNIPVGWGWAIINFVWWIGIGHAGTLISAILLLMRQQWRNSINRFAEAMTIFAVMCAGMFPLLHTGRPWVAAYWLLPYPNTMAVWPQFRSPLIWDVFAVGTYFTVSLIFWYLGLIPDFATLRDKAKHKISQIIYGVLSMGWRGSAKHWFNYEMAALLLAGVSTPLVLSVHSIVSLDFSVGLIPGWHATIFPPYFVAGAVYAGFAMVLTLGLPIRYFYGLHDYITDRHLNNMGKVMLATGLIVAYGYAMEQFFAWYSASPYEGYMMQNRTFGPYSGTYWSLILCNVAIPQLLWIKKVRLSPLWLFTISMFINVGMWLERFIIVVTSLHRDFMPSSWDMYHSTPWDWALYAGTIGFFLFMMILFIRVMPVINIFEIRQLVANKNHGEHAETASADD
- a CDS encoding DUF3341 domain-containing protein, with amino-acid sequence MAENLYGLLAEFDGPDELLKAAKDSYAEGYRKMDAYSPMPIHDLSESMGYDKHRVPIIVLICAILGACSGFGLQYWVSVIDYPLNVGGRPLLSWPSFIPVTFELGVLFSAFGALIGMLILNGLPRPYHPVFNVPNFERASGDGFFLCIEAEDPKFDTSETRAFLESLKAKKVDDVEP
- a CDS encoding cytochrome c, translated to MMSNRKLATWVKIAHPVRWFVVLALFVAMGCEGTTDIERLRQEMYNQSRFEPLEKNTFFADQRSSRPWIKGTVARGHLRTDAHLYTGIVDGKPAETFPFPITRDVILRGRERYNIYCSPCHGYEGDGRGMVVRRGMKQPPSYHIERLQNETPGYFFDVMTNGFGAMYSYASRIKPRDRWAIIAYIQALQLSQNATLDDVPADARQRLENE
- a CDS encoding SCO family protein; the encoded protein is MRVLFACITLMCFARGAWAQDLTPNPTVLDSVGIDQRLGASVPVNLKFRDESGTDVMLARYLDEHPVILVPAYYECPMLCTQILNGLLSGLRPLSLNAGRDFLVVTFSIDPDEYSELAAAKKVNYVDGYGREGGETGWHFLTGEQASIDALTRAIGYRYIYDPETDEYVHASGIAILTPNGKIARYLFGVEFAPRDLRLGLLEAAQDQISSPIDAILLYCFQYNPLTGKYTLAIYRLVRIAGVITVICILTFIFIMVRRERSPLRAN
- the coxB gene encoding cytochrome c oxidase subunit II; the encoded protein is MQTDFPLFPDQASSFAFHVDALYFGILALCVFFALLVVILVVIFAIKYQRKSDDEVPRQIAGHLGLEIFWTAIPAVLALGVFVWATVLYFHLITPPPNAMEIYVVGKQWMWKLQHPEGKKEINELHVPLGESVRLTMTAEDVLHSFYIPAFRVKKDVVPGRYTNLWFKATQVGSYHLFCAEFCGTEHSRMIGTVHVLEPQDYEAWLTGGTANEPMEVAGERLFEQYACHTCHKMDGTGRGPSLAGLFGKTVALEGGGTALVDEAYIRESILNPSAKIMAGYKPIMPTFKGQISEEGIIQLIAYIKSLKAPELTSME